Within Bdellovibrio sp. ArHS, the genomic segment TCTTGCAAGACCTCAATGCCATCATGGCGCAACTTCTTGGTCGAAATGCCAAGTTCGTCATCGGTGTCGCGCACTTGCACAACAGTCCTCGCGTGAAGCCTCTTGGTAAGGAAGTGGTCGAACTTGCCGATGTCATGTTTCATTTGGACTTTGAATATGGAGTCGCAGGTGATCCGCAAAAGCGCTTAAATGAAAAGCGCGCTTATCTTTTTCAAGTGAAGCAGACAGAAAATGAAGACAATGCTTCGACCCGGAATCAGAAAGCTCTTTATGAATGGCGTGATAAGTTTGCCATCGAGACGCCTCTTCAGATCGATCCCAAACAAACGCTTCGCGATTTTTCCAATTCTTCAGAAATCAAAAAAAGTGGTTTTTGGTTTATTGATGATGCGCGAACGAATGATCAGATCTCGGAAAAGATTTTGCAAGAAAAGTCGCCCCGCCTGGAGCATCGTGATGGCGGCAACGTTGGGCCGATATTTGATATGAAGAATTTTTTAGGAGCGCTGGTTAAAGCTGAAGCAGGGCGAGCTTCTGATCTTACGGATGACTGGTCGATAATAATTAATGAAATTATTAAATACAAAACAGAGAAGGGTCCTGAAAAATGGGCGACAACGGGCTCAGCCTTTCACGCTCTTCCCGTGGAATGGCCAAGCTTAAATGTCAGCTTCACGAGTATATGGCTTGAGATCTGGAAGAAATTTAAGAATTTTTTTTCCAAAACCCCTGACCAAGACGAAAACAGGAAGCGGCCGTTTATCTTGATCTCCATTCGAGTCTATACGTCCGAATATAAAGAAAATGTTTTCTGGTCGATCGACAGAAGTCGTTCGAAAAATTAAAACTCTTCCCGTGTCAGCGCCCAGATTTCCATGTCGGACCATTTGCCATTGACGTGCAAGCGGCGTTTGCTGACGCCTTCTTTACGCAGGCCCAAAGCTTTTGCAGTTTTTAGTGATCTTTTGTTTTTAGGTGAAATGCCGGCTTCCACGCGGTGCAGTTTTAGATTTTTAAAGGCCAGTTGGATGGTGGCTTTGCAGGCCTCTTGGGCATAGCCTTGCCCCCAGTAAATATTGAAGATTTGATAACCCAGGTAGGCGTTTTGAAAAATCCCGCGCGAGATATCCATCAAGGTCACGCGACCCAAAAGCATGCCGTCGTCTTTGCGGAAAACCCCAAAAGAATAAAATTTATCCGTTTGTCTTTGTTTCAACTGTTCTTTAAGCAGCTCTTTGAATTTCTTCTTCGTGAGTTCACTGTCAGCCCAATTGGTTTCATCCCATTCGTTTTGGGGTGGCCGCAGAGAAGAATACGCTTGGGCCCAGTTTTCATAGTCATAGTCCGCGAAAGGACGAATCACCAGGCGTTTTGTTT encodes:
- a CDS encoding GNAT family protein, with amino-acid sequence MKSIDLPLYKKTKRLVIRPFADYDYENWAQAYSSLRPPQNEWDETNWADSELTKKKFKELLKEQLKQRQTDKFYSFGVFRKDDGMLLGRVTLMDISRGIFQNAYLGYQIFNIYWGQGYAQEACKATIQLAFKNLKLHRVEAGISPKNKRSLKTAKALGLRKEGVSKRRLHVNGKWSDMEIWALTREEF